A DNA window from Hordeum vulgare subsp. vulgare chromosome 1H, MorexV3_pseudomolecules_assembly, whole genome shotgun sequence contains the following coding sequences:
- the LOC123407218 gene encoding tryptamine hydroxycinnamoyltransferase 2-like → MAVTVEITQSTVLEPSQESAGGGGKKVPLTVFDRASTDGYIPAVFAWNAPAPTNDALKAGLVAAVARFPHLAGRFAADDHGRKCFHLNDAGVLVLEATADADLTDALAHDVAAHINELYPKAEKERENEPIFQAQLTRYSCGGLVIGTACHHQVADGQSMSVFYTAWASAVRTDSAVLLSPFVDRSATVVPRSPPTPAYDHRNIEFKGERSWSHSYGVLPMERIKNLAVHFPDEFVADLKARVGTRCSTFQCLLAHSWKKITAARDLAPDDFTQVRVAVNCRGRAKPPVPMDFFGNMVLWAFPRMQVRDLMSSSYPTVVGAIRDAVALVDDEYVQSFVDFGEAERGVIEDGGEELASTAATPGTMFCPDLEVDSWLGFRFHDLDFGCGPPCAFLPPDLPIEGIMIFVPSCDPKGGVDLFMALDDEHVQAFKQICYSMD, encoded by the exons ATGGCAGTGACGGTGGAAATCACGCAGAGCACGGTGCTCGAGCCCTCACAGGagtcggccggcggcggcgggaagAAGGTGCCTCTCACCGTCTTCGACCGCGCCTCCACCGACGGCTACATCCCGGCCGTCTTCGCGTGGAACGCGCCGGCGCCGACCAACGACGCGCTCAAGGCCggcctcgtcgccgccgtcgccaggTTCCCGCACCTCGCCGGGAGGTTCGCTGCCGACGACCACGGCCGGAAGTGCTTCCACCTCAACGACGCCGGGgtgcttgttcttgaggccaccgcGGACGCGGACCTAACGGACGCACTGGCGCACGACGTGGCCGCGCACATCAACGAGCTCTACCCGAAGGCCGAAAAG GAACGTGAGAATGAACCCATCTTCCAGGCGCAGCTGACGAGGTACTCCTGCGGCGGTCTGGTGATCGGCACCGCCTGCCATCACCAGGTCGCCGACGGCCAGTCCATGAGCGTCTTCTACACCGCCTGGGCCAGCGCCGTCCGCACCGACTCGGCAGTCCTACTGTCCCCGTTCGTCGACCGCTCGGCCACCGTTGTCCCCCGAAGCCCACCGACGCCGGCGTATGATCACCGGAATATCGAGTTCAAGGGCGAGCGCAGCTGGAGCCACTCATATGGTGTCCttcccatggaaaggatcaaGAACCTTGCCGTGCATTTCCCAGACGAGTTCGTCGCCGACCTCAAGGCCCGTGTGGGCACGCGCTGTAGCACGTTCCAGTGCCTCCTTGCGCATTCGTGGAAGAAGATCACGGCGGCGCGGGATCTGGCGCCGGACGATTTCACGCAGGTGAGGGTGGCCGTCAACTGCCGCGGCCGCGCAAAGCCTCCCGTGCCCATGGACTTCTTCGGAAACATGGTGCTCTGGGCGTTCCCGAGGATGCAGGTCCGCGACCTCATGTCCAGCAGCTACCCGACGGTGGTCGGCGCCATCCGGGACGCCGTCGCGCTCGTCGATGACGAGTACGTCCAGTCGTTTGTTGACTTTGGCGAGGCGGAGCGCGGCGTTATTGaagacggcggcgaggagctagCGTCGACGGCGGCGACGCCGGGCACAATGTTTTGCCCTGACCTGGAGGTTGACAGCTGGCTCGGGTTCCGCTTCCACGACCTCGACTTCGGCTGCGGGCCGCCCTGCGCGTTCCTACCGCCGGACCTGCCCATCGAAGGAATAATGATCTTCGTGCCGTCATGCGACCCCAAGGGCGGTGTCGACCTATTCATGGCACTCGACGACGAACACGTCCAGGCTTTCAAGCAGATCTGCTACTCAATGGACTAG